Proteins encoded by one window of Bauldia sp.:
- a CDS encoding MBL fold metallo-hydrolase has protein sequence MKISFHGADREVTGSCHLIECNGKRILIDCGMFQGSRDLDEDNAEPFDFDPRAIDFLLLTHAHLDHCGRLPLLAKRGFKGEIIATAATRELARLVMIDSARIAEEDAGHRSRHFSRRNGEVPNVEPLYTLLDAMNVQDFFGRVATYRQPIEVAPGIRATYLDAGHILGSASIFLELTEGSEKRRVTMSGDIGNSGRPLMNPPTLPPESDVVVMETTYGDRNHKPYDVSVAEFYKAIDETFARGGNVIIPTFALERAQELLFALHDAIAKSRLAPAVQVFLDSPMAISATEIFRHHFECLSAEAVALFKGGDDPLNLPGLHFTSETADSIKLNTIRGGAIIMAGSGMATGGRIRHHIRHNIWRRETGIVFVGFASQGTLARLIVDGAKTVKLMGEEIPVKAKVYTINGFSAHAGQAELLSWQAPSKAARTFLVHGDEAVMTTFAGLLTGTQAIMPKRGESFDL, from the coding sequence TTGAAGATTTCCTTCCACGGCGCCGACCGCGAGGTCACCGGCTCCTGCCACCTCATCGAATGCAACGGCAAGCGCATCCTGATCGACTGCGGCATGTTCCAGGGCAGCCGCGACCTCGACGAGGACAATGCCGAGCCGTTCGACTTCGACCCGAGGGCGATCGACTTCCTGCTGCTGACCCACGCGCACCTCGATCATTGCGGGCGGCTGCCGCTGCTCGCCAAGCGCGGCTTCAAGGGCGAGATCATTGCGACGGCGGCGACGCGCGAGCTGGCGCGGCTGGTAATGATCGATTCGGCGCGGATAGCCGAGGAAGACGCGGGGCACCGCTCGCGCCACTTCTCGCGCCGCAACGGCGAGGTGCCGAACGTCGAGCCGCTCTACACGCTGCTCGATGCGATGAACGTCCAGGATTTCTTCGGCCGTGTCGCCACGTACCGGCAGCCGATCGAGGTGGCGCCCGGTATTCGCGCGACCTACCTCGATGCCGGCCACATCCTTGGCTCGGCGTCTATCTTCCTCGAGCTTACGGAGGGGAGCGAGAAGCGCCGCGTCACGATGTCGGGCGACATCGGCAACAGCGGCCGGCCGCTGATGAACCCGCCGACGCTGCCGCCGGAGTCGGATGTCGTCGTGATGGAGACGACCTACGGCGACCGCAACCACAAGCCCTACGATGTGTCGGTCGCCGAGTTCTACAAGGCGATCGACGAGACCTTCGCGCGCGGCGGCAACGTCATCATTCCGACCTTCGCGCTGGAGCGGGCGCAGGAGCTGCTGTTCGCGCTGCACGATGCGATCGCCAAAAGCCGGCTCGCGCCGGCGGTGCAGGTGTTCCTCGATTCGCCGATGGCGATCTCGGCGACGGAAATCTTCCGTCATCATTTCGAGTGCCTGTCGGCGGAGGCGGTGGCGCTGTTCAAGGGCGGCGACGATCCGCTCAATCTGCCCGGTCTGCATTTCACCAGCGAGACGGCCGACTCGATCAAGCTCAACACGATCCGCGGCGGCGCGATCATCATGGCCGGCTCCGGCATGGCGACCGGCGGGCGCATCCGCCACCACATCCGCCACAACATCTGGCGGCGCGAGACCGGCATCGTGTTCGTCGGCTTCGCCTCGCAGGGCACGCTGGCACGCCTGATCGTCGACGGCGCCAAGACCGTGAAGCTGATGGGCGAGGAGATTCCGGTAAAGGCGAAGGTCTACACGATCAACGGTTTCTCGGCGCACGCGGGGCAGGCGGAGCTGCTCTCGTGGCAGGCGCCGTCGAAGGCCGCACGGACCTTTCTCGTGCATGGCGACGAGGCGGTGATGACGACGTTCGCGGGGCTGCTTACGGGCACGCAGGCGATCATGCCGAAGCGGGGCGAAAGCTTCGATCTCTAG
- a CDS encoding PfkB family carbohydrate kinase: MAKTGGSRGHEHQHMEDHARPFDTVTVFGGATLDRVARSSAPPVMGASNPGTVRHLPGGVGFNVATVLARLGFPTRMATVVGSDAAGEAIVNAAKVAGIDTAGMTALKGATTAGYHATFDDTGNLIIGIADMKICEQITPAIIVEAVAKSGPRDFWVIDANLPAETLEFLASEATHARRPIAALTVSPAKAVRLVPILDDLTYVFTNRKEAATLLGRDPDDVALSPMAMATELAGHRSASIIVTNGTEPLAVASGGEVRSFMPLRAAARGVNGAGDSLAAGTILGLAEGHTLYDAVRFGLAAAALAVEAGSIIAAPFSADALAERLAGPASRERIAS; this comes from the coding sequence ATGGCTAAAACCGGTGGCAGCCGGGGGCACGAGCATCAGCACATGGAAGATCACGCGCGGCCGTTCGATACGGTGACCGTCTTCGGCGGCGCCACGCTGGACCGCGTCGCGCGCTCGAGCGCGCCGCCGGTGATGGGCGCCTCCAACCCCGGCACCGTCCGCCACCTGCCGGGCGGCGTCGGCTTCAACGTCGCCACCGTGCTTGCCCGCCTCGGCTTCCCGACGCGCATGGCGACCGTCGTCGGCAGCGACGCCGCCGGCGAGGCGATCGTCAACGCCGCGAAAGTCGCCGGCATCGATACCGCCGGCATGACGGCGCTGAAGGGCGCCACCACCGCCGGCTACCACGCCACCTTCGACGACACCGGCAACTTGATCATCGGCATCGCCGACATGAAGATCTGCGAGCAGATCACGCCGGCGATCATTGTCGAGGCCGTAGCGAAAAGCGGCCCGCGCGACTTCTGGGTGATCGATGCCAACCTGCCGGCCGAGACGCTGGAGTTCCTGGCCTCGGAAGCGACCCACGCCCGCCGCCCGATCGCGGCGCTGACCGTTTCGCCGGCAAAGGCCGTGCGTCTCGTCCCGATCCTCGACGACCTCACCTACGTCTTCACCAACCGCAAGGAAGCCGCGACCCTGCTCGGCCGCGATCCCGACGACGTCGCACTGTCGCCGATGGCGATGGCGACCGAGTTGGCCGGCCACCGCTCGGCGAGCATCATCGTCACCAACGGCACCGAGCCGCTGGCGGTGGCAAGCGGCGGCGAGGTCCGTTCGTTCATGCCGCTGCGCGCCGCCGCCCGTGGCGTCAACGGCGCCGGCGACTCGCTTGCCGCCGGCACCATCCTCGGCCTCGCCGAGGGCCACACGCTCTACGACGCCGTCCGCTTCGGCCTTGCCGCCGCCGCGCTTGCAGTGGAGGCCGGCAGCATCATCGCCGCCCCGTTCAGCGCCGACGCGCTGGCCGAGCGCCTCGCCGGACCGGCCAGCCGCGAGCGCATCGCGTCGTGA
- a CDS encoding pseudouridine-5'-phosphate glycosidase yields the protein MTKPPLVISDEVAAALAAHRPVVALETTIVSHGMPWPQNFETAQGVEAEVRGAGAVPAAIAVIDGKLRVGLDLKTLEWLAKAKDVLKLSSADLAYALSAGKHGATTVAATMIAAKLAGIPVFATGGIGGVHRGAETTFDISADLTELGRTGVVVVAAGAKALLDVPKTLEFLETQGVPVVCYRSDEFPAFWSRSSGLPAPLRMDSPAAIAAFIRARNGLGMTGGVLIANPIPPGDEIPASEIRPAIEAAVAAAARDGIAGKGVTPYLLDAILKHTGGRSLTANIALVRNNARLAAEIAVALTG from the coding sequence GTGACGAAGCCGCCGCTGGTCATCTCCGACGAGGTCGCCGCCGCGCTCGCCGCGCATCGCCCCGTCGTGGCGCTGGAAACCACCATCGTCAGCCACGGCATGCCGTGGCCGCAGAATTTCGAAACCGCGCAGGGCGTCGAGGCGGAAGTGCGCGGCGCCGGCGCAGTCCCGGCGGCCATCGCCGTCATCGACGGCAAGCTCCGCGTCGGCCTCGATCTCAAGACGCTGGAATGGCTCGCCAAGGCGAAAGACGTGCTGAAGCTGTCGTCGGCCGACCTCGCCTACGCCCTCTCCGCCGGCAAGCACGGCGCCACCACCGTTGCCGCCACGATGATCGCCGCAAAACTTGCCGGCATCCCGGTGTTCGCCACCGGCGGCATCGGCGGCGTCCACCGCGGCGCCGAGACGACCTTCGACATCTCGGCCGACCTGACCGAACTCGGCCGCACCGGCGTCGTCGTGGTGGCGGCCGGCGCCAAGGCCTTGCTCGACGTGCCGAAGACGCTGGAGTTCCTGGAGACACAGGGCGTACCGGTCGTCTGCTATCGCAGCGACGAGTTCCCCGCCTTCTGGTCGCGGTCGAGCGGCCTCCCCGCCCCGCTCCGGATGGATTCTCCTGCGGCGATCGCCGCCTTCATCCGCGCCCGCAACGGCCTCGGCATGACCGGCGGCGTGCTGATCGCCAACCCGATCCCGCCGGGCGACGAGATCCCGGCATCGGAGATACGCCCGGCCATCGAGGCCGCCGTCGCAGCCGCCGCCCGCGACGGCATCGCCGGCAAGGGCGTGACACCGTATCTGCTCGACGCGATCCTGAAACATACCGGCGGACGCAGCCTGACGGCCAACATCGCGCTGGTCCGGAACAACGCGCGCCTCGCGGCCGAAATCGCGGTGGCGCTCACGGGCTAA
- a CDS encoding PAS domain-containing protein: MSDRATTPAPVQPVLDRTERISGVGRLIVLSFALVGVSIGLMLLQPDRGEPFLLGLLGILSMVGVVALLGGAIGIIRFTARGQDDSVGKAFVDAMGEGVILTDLVGRFVYANRAYGELIGATDAKEVHSVERAFSGNADATEAIYRIAQHVREGDTGEEEVRMPGPLDAASGEGARWYRISGRPLAVSGRKRPLIAWRVADISSERLRQESVFQELQYAIDYLDHAPAGFLSAEPDGRIVYLNATLAEWLGIDLTRFEPGSLTLASIVRGDAIALLSSPSEEETRNRTTVIDLDLTKQNGQSLPVRLLHRVPVTADGAPGATRTLVLNRSPGEESSEALRAAEVRFSRFFNNTPIAIAAIDAKGGIGRTNASFLRLFGTSIMGGGSRRLVDLVGETERAKLADALKSATEGQGVVQIDATLSADRERSVRFYINPVAEGAGGIEAVIVNAIDITEQRTLENQVRQQQKMDSVGQLAGGIAHDFNNVLTAIIGFSDLLLANHRPSDPSFQDIMNIKQNANRAAGLVRQLLAFSRRQTLRPQVLLLRDTLSDISILLERLLGENVKLQMNHGRDLWPIKFDLNQFEQVVINLAVNGRDAMPAGGTMSIRTRNLDAADSQQFGYKPLPKADYVLIEVEDTGTGMSPEVQAKIFEPFFSTKEVGKGTGLGLSTVYGIVKQTGAHIFFTSVFGSGTVFRIFVPRYIPAAGEVTAGQVETNAEIADLTGTATILLVEDEEAVRAFAARALQSRGYKVFEATSGIDALEVMKESGGAVDLVVSDVVMPELDGPSMLRELRKTRPDLKIIFISGYAEDAFRKNLPDGEKFSFLPKPFSLKQLAVAVKETLGR, translated from the coding sequence ATGTCCGATCGCGCAACGACGCCAGCGCCCGTTCAGCCGGTCCTCGACCGGACGGAACGCATCAGTGGTGTCGGTCGGCTGATCGTTCTCTCCTTCGCGCTGGTCGGCGTTTCGATCGGCCTCATGCTCCTGCAGCCGGATCGCGGCGAGCCGTTCCTGCTGGGCCTGCTCGGCATTCTCTCGATGGTCGGCGTGGTGGCGCTGCTCGGCGGCGCCATCGGCATCATCCGCTTCACGGCGCGCGGGCAGGACGACAGCGTCGGCAAGGCGTTCGTCGATGCGATGGGCGAGGGCGTCATCCTCACCGACCTCGTCGGGCGCTTCGTCTACGCCAACCGCGCCTACGGCGAACTGATCGGCGCGACCGACGCCAAGGAAGTGCACTCGGTCGAGCGGGCGTTTTCCGGCAATGCCGATGCGACCGAGGCGATCTACCGGATCGCGCAGCACGTGCGCGAAGGCGACACCGGCGAGGAAGAGGTGCGCATGCCGGGGCCGCTCGACGCCGCAAGCGGCGAGGGGGCGCGCTGGTATCGCATTTCCGGCCGGCCGCTCGCCGTCAGCGGCCGCAAGCGTCCGCTGATCGCCTGGCGCGTCGCCGACATTTCGAGCGAACGCCTGCGGCAGGAATCGGTCTTCCAGGAACTGCAGTACGCAATCGATTATCTCGACCACGCGCCCGCCGGCTTCCTGTCGGCGGAGCCCGACGGCCGCATCGTCTATCTCAATGCGACGCTCGCCGAGTGGCTGGGTATCGATCTCACGCGCTTCGAGCCGGGCTCGCTGACGCTCGCCTCGATCGTGCGTGGCGACGCGATCGCGCTGCTGTCGTCGCCGTCAGAGGAAGAGACGCGCAACCGCACGACCGTCATCGACCTCGATCTCACCAAGCAGAACGGCCAGAGTTTGCCGGTGCGCCTCCTGCACCGCGTGCCGGTCACCGCCGACGGCGCGCCGGGCGCGACGCGGACGCTGGTGCTCAACCGCAGCCCGGGTGAGGAAAGCTCCGAGGCGCTGCGTGCCGCCGAGGTGCGCTTCTCGCGCTTCTTCAACAACACGCCGATCGCCATTGCCGCGATCGATGCCAAGGGCGGCATCGGGCGCACCAACGCGTCGTTCCTGCGCCTGTTCGGCACCTCGATCATGGGCGGCGGCTCGCGCCGGCTGGTCGATCTGGTCGGCGAGACCGAGCGCGCCAAGCTTGCCGATGCGCTGAAGTCGGCGACCGAGGGGCAGGGCGTCGTGCAGATCGACGCGACGCTGTCGGCCGATCGCGAGCGCAGCGTCCGCTTCTACATCAACCCGGTCGCCGAAGGTGCGGGCGGCATCGAGGCGGTGATCGTCAACGCCATCGACATCACCGAGCAGCGGACGCTGGAAAACCAGGTCCGCCAGCAGCAGAAGATGGATTCGGTCGGCCAGCTTGCCGGCGGCATCGCGCACGACTTCAACAACGTGCTGACCGCGATCATCGGCTTCTCCGACCTGTTGCTCGCCAACCACCGGCCGAGCGACCCGTCCTTCCAGGACATCATGAACATCAAGCAGAACGCCAACCGGGCCGCCGGCCTGGTGCGCCAACTGCTCGCCTTCTCGCGCCGCCAGACGCTCCGCCCGCAGGTGCTGCTGCTGCGCGACACGCTCTCGGACATCTCGATCCTGCTCGAGCGGTTGCTCGGCGAGAACGTCAAGCTGCAGATGAACCACGGCCGCGACCTCTGGCCGATCAAGTTCGACCTCAATCAGTTCGAGCAGGTCGTGATCAACCTCGCGGTCAACGGCCGCGACGCGATGCCCGCCGGCGGCACGATGTCGATCCGCACGCGCAACCTCGATGCCGCCGACAGCCAGCAGTTCGGCTACAAGCCGCTGCCCAAGGCGGACTACGTGCTGATCGAAGTCGAGGACACCGGCACCGGCATGTCCCCGGAGGTGCAGGCCAAAATCTTCGAGCCGTTCTTCTCGACCAAGGAGGTCGGCAAGGGCACCGGCCTCGGCCTCTCCACCGTCTACGGCATCGTCAAGCAGACCGGGGCGCACATCTTCTTCACCTCGGTGTTCGGCTCGGGCACGGTCTTCCGCATCTTCGTGCCGCGCTACATCCCGGCGGCGGGCGAAGTCACCGCCGGCCAGGTCGAAACCAATGCCGAGATCGCCGACCTCACCGGCACGGCGACGATCCTGCTGGTCGAGGACGAGGAAGCCGTCCGCGCCTTCGCCGCCCGCGCGCTGCAGTCGCGCGGCTACAAGGTGTTCGAGGCAACGTCGGGCATCGACGCGCTCGAGGTGATGAAGGAATCGGGCGGCGCGGTCGATCTCGTCGTATCGGACGTCGTCATGCCGGAACTCGACGGCCCGTCGATGCTGCGCGAGTTGCGCAAGACCCGGCCCGACCTCAAGATCATTTTCATCTCGGGCTACGCCGAGGATGCCTTCCGCAAGAACCTGCCGGACGGCGAGAAATTCTCCTTCCTGCCGAAGCCGTTCTCGCTGAAGCAGCTTGCCGTCGCGGTGAAGGAGACGCTGGGGCGGTAA
- a CDS encoding flagellar biosynthetic protein FliO translates to MFGSWGGLILQFTITLVVVLVLIAVVYWLVRRYSSGGLGRIGRGRVPRLAVIDAMPVDGRRRLVLVRRDNVEHLILIGGPTDIVVEQAIVRPRQRPAAARPQTSAPPAPAANDPPFEAPFAPENSPIPFPTARPQSAAGAPPPSYRAENPPMAPAASAPPPPAYPPATAQPIERPFSPIRRATATAPRPEPAPAPPPAPTVVQFEPMADTAPLFPELPQAPTYDEAAGTPFSRRAGDLNGSGTHEPEPEPEANPYAAPSPSADETAAKVNDLEREMARLLGEITAKRP, encoded by the coding sequence ATGTTCGGCTCTTGGGGCGGATTGATCCTCCAGTTCACGATCACCCTGGTGGTCGTACTGGTCCTGATCGCCGTGGTTTACTGGCTGGTTCGCCGCTATTCCTCCGGTGGTCTTGGCCGTATCGGCCGCGGTCGCGTGCCGCGCCTGGCGGTGATCGACGCCATGCCGGTCGACGGCCGCCGGCGCCTGGTGCTGGTGCGCCGGGACAACGTCGAGCACCTGATCCTGATCGGCGGACCGACCGACATCGTGGTCGAGCAGGCGATCGTGCGGCCCCGCCAGCGCCCTGCTGCGGCGCGCCCGCAGACTTCGGCCCCGCCTGCCCCGGCAGCCAACGACCCGCCGTTCGAGGCGCCGTTTGCCCCCGAAAATTCACCGATCCCCTTCCCGACGGCGCGCCCGCAGTCGGCCGCCGGCGCCCCGCCGCCGTCGTATCGTGCCGAAAATCCGCCGATGGCGCCCGCCGCCTCGGCGCCGCCGCCACCCGCCTACCCGCCGGCCACCGCGCAGCCGATCGAGCGCCCGTTCTCGCCGATACGGCGCGCCACCGCGACGGCGCCCCGCCCGGAACCAGCGCCCGCGCCGCCCCCGGCACCGACCGTGGTCCAGTTCGAGCCGATGGCCGACACGGCACCGCTGTTCCCCGAACTGCCGCAGGCCCCGACCTATGACGAAGCTGCCGGCACGCCCTTCAGCCGCCGCGCCGGCGACCTCAACGGCTCCGGTACCCACGAGCCCGAACCGGAGCCGGAAGCCAATCCCTACGCCGCGCCGAGTCCCTCCGCCGACGAGACGGCGGCGAAGGTGAACGACCTCGAGCGCGAGATGGCCCGCCTGCTGGGCGAGATCACCGCCAAGCGTCCGTAG
- the dksA gene encoding RNA polymerase-binding protein DksA: MPNTRLQEYRPTEKEPFMSDRQREYFRVKLLTWKEDILREAKETLQHLQDESTNHSDFADRASSETDRAIELRARDRQRKLISKIDAALQRIDDGTYGYCEETGEPISLKRLDARPIATLSIEAQERHERRERVYRDE; encoded by the coding sequence ATGCCCAATACGCGCCTGCAGGAATATCGGCCGACCGAAAAAGAGCCGTTCATGAGTGATCGGCAGCGCGAGTACTTCCGCGTCAAGCTGCTCACCTGGAAGGAAGACATCCTGCGCGAGGCGAAGGAAACGCTGCAGCACCTCCAGGACGAGAGCACCAACCACTCCGATTTCGCCGACCGCGCCTCCTCCGAGACCGACCGCGCCATCGAGCTGCGCGCCCGCGACCGCCAGCGCAAGCTGATCTCCAAGATCGACGCAGCGCTGCAGCGCATCGACGACGGCACGTACGGCTACTGCGAGGAAACCGGCGAGCCGATCAGCCTCAAGCGGCTGGATGCGCGTCCGATCGCAACGCTGTCGATCGAGGCGCAGGAGCGTCACGAGCGCCGCGAGCGCGTCTATCGGGACGAATAG
- a CDS encoding SH3 domain-containing protein, translated as MKTLFTTLAAATMAMAIAGSAYAKDCNAVAQAAVDAQTHPVGSMALGCAVGAGLGSLFSNGQAGAIAGGCVAGGAGGAILSAEKRTQIYNAAYAQCAGSGPAPTPVAYSTFPPPSTSANTPYATQVNVRIGPGKDYPVQEQLPANTTVSVAVCASTGWCQVGGYKGPGWVSQSLLTFN; from the coding sequence ATGAAGACTCTGTTCACCACGCTCGCCGCCGCGACGATGGCGATGGCCATTGCCGGCAGCGCCTACGCCAAGGACTGCAACGCCGTGGCGCAGGCCGCGGTCGATGCCCAGACCCATCCGGTCGGTTCGATGGCGCTCGGCTGCGCCGTCGGTGCGGGCCTTGGCTCGCTCTTCTCGAACGGCCAGGCCGGCGCGATCGCCGGTGGCTGTGTCGCCGGCGGCGCCGGCGGCGCCATCCTGTCGGCCGAGAAGCGCACCCAGATCTACAACGCCGCCTACGCCCAGTGCGCCGGCAGCGGCCCGGCGCCGACGCCGGTCGCCTACTCGACCTTCCCGCCGCCGAGCACCTCGGCCAACACGCCGTACGCGACGCAGGTCAACGTCCGCATCGGGCCCGGCAAGGACTATCCGGTCCAGGAACAGCTCCCCGCCAACACGACCGTGTCGGTCGCCGTCTGCGCCTCGACCGGCTGGTGCCAGGTCGGCGGCTACAAGGGTCCGGGCTGGGTGTCGCAGTCGCTGCTCACCTTCAACTAG
- a CDS encoding histidine phosphatase family protein: protein MKHLLLLRHAKTVPAERGMADRDRPLTARGHRDARLMGTAIAEGGIPDLILCSPSRRTRETLEGIVETLASEPKITFVDRLYDGRDATYDDVIATHGGGAARLLVIAHNPTIHATAVALSVKGDRKLRAAMAAKFPTSALAVIAIDTPDWHVEPGELVDFRRPKDLGGEADD, encoded by the coding sequence GTGAAACATCTTCTGCTTCTTCGTCACGCCAAGACCGTGCCGGCTGAGCGCGGCATGGCCGACCGCGACCGCCCGCTCACCGCCCGCGGCCACCGCGACGCCCGCCTGATGGGCACCGCGATCGCCGAGGGCGGCATTCCCGACCTGATCCTCTGCTCGCCGTCGCGCCGCACCCGCGAGACGCTGGAGGGAATCGTCGAGACGCTGGCGAGCGAGCCGAAGATCACCTTCGTCGACCGCCTCTACGACGGGCGTGACGCGACCTACGACGACGTCATCGCCACGCACGGCGGCGGCGCGGCGCGCCTGCTCGTGATCGCGCACAATCCGACCATCCACGCCACTGCGGTGGCGCTGTCCGTCAAGGGCGACAGGAAACTCCGTGCCGCGATGGCGGCGAAGTTTCCGACCTCCGCCCTGGCGGTGATCGCCATCGACACGCCGGACTGGCACGTGGAGCCGGGCGAGCTGGTCGATTTCCGCCGGCCCAAGGATCTGGGCGGCGAGGCCGACGACTAG
- a CDS encoding YcjX family protein, protein MQLTTLTDETRLVLANIGDRAFGFVTPTVRLGVTGLARAGKTVFITALIHNLIHGGRLPLFKSYAAGRVAGARLQPQPDDDVPRFDYERHVKSLVEDRIWPESTRQISEVRLTVRYESASFFSRTIGSGKLNLDIVDYPGEWLLDLPLLRKSYAEWSQSAIAKAGLAGHRGHAAPWLARLATLSPTTKEDEGQARELATLFTAYLRGTRTADGALSTEPPGRFLMPGDLDNSPALTFAPMNVTDDGAPGTLARMMARRYEAYKAIVVRPFFRDHFARLDRQIVLADVLSALNAGPAAVAELETALTEVLSAFRLGRSGWFGGIVNRNIDRILFAATKADHLHHGDHDRLETILGRLVSRAVERAKYARAKVEVLALASVRATREASVTSAGETLPSIIGTPLPGEAVDGRTFDGNSEVAIFPGDLPKNTDVLFKPDAAPTDVRFVRFRPPKLERTAEGLTLSLPHIRLDRALEFLLGDKLA, encoded by the coding sequence ATGCAGCTAACCACGCTGACCGACGAAACCCGCCTGGTTCTGGCCAATATCGGCGACCGCGCCTTCGGTTTTGTCACCCCGACCGTGCGCCTCGGCGTCACCGGCCTCGCCCGCGCCGGCAAGACCGTGTTCATCACCGCGCTGATCCACAACCTGATTCACGGCGGCCGCCTGCCGCTGTTCAAGTCGTACGCCGCCGGCCGCGTCGCCGGCGCCAGGCTGCAGCCGCAGCCGGACGACGACGTGCCGCGCTTCGACTACGAGCGGCACGTGAAGTCGCTGGTCGAGGACCGCATCTGGCCGGAATCGACCCGGCAGATCTCCGAGGTGCGTCTCACCGTCCGCTACGAGTCGGCGTCGTTCTTCTCGCGCACCATCGGCAGCGGCAAGCTCAATCTCGACATCGTCGATTATCCCGGCGAGTGGCTGCTCGACCTGCCGCTGCTGCGCAAGAGTTACGCCGAGTGGTCGCAGAGCGCGATCGCCAAAGCCGGCCTCGCCGGCCATCGTGGACACGCCGCGCCCTGGCTCGCGCGACTCGCGACGCTGTCGCCGACCACGAAGGAAGACGAGGGGCAGGCGCGGGAACTGGCGACGCTGTTCACCGCGTATCTCCGCGGCACGCGCACCGCCGACGGCGCGCTGTCGACCGAGCCGCCCGGCCGCTTCCTCATGCCGGGCGATCTCGACAACTCGCCGGCCCTCACCTTCGCGCCGATGAACGTCACCGACGACGGCGCGCCGGGCACGCTCGCCCGCATGATGGCGCGGCGCTACGAGGCCTATAAGGCGATCGTCGTGCGGCCCTTCTTCCGCGATCACTTCGCCCGCCTCGACCGGCAGATCGTGCTCGCCGACGTTCTGTCCGCGCTGAACGCCGGCCCGGCTGCGGTGGCCGAACTGGAGACGGCGCTGACCGAAGTGCTGTCGGCGTTCCGCCTCGGCCGCTCGGGCTGGTTCGGCGGCATCGTCAACCGCAACATCGACCGCATCCTGTTCGCCGCCACCAAGGCCGATCACCTGCACCACGGCGACCACGACCGGCTGGAGACGATCCTCGGCCGGCTCGTCTCCCGCGCCGTCGAGCGCGCCAAATACGCGCGCGCCAAGGTCGAGGTGCTGGCGCTGGCCTCCGTGCGCGCCACCCGCGAGGCAAGCGTCACCAGCGCCGGAGAGACGCTGCCCTCGATCATCGGCACGCCGCTGCCCGGCGAAGCCGTCGACGGCCGCACCTTCGACGGCAACAGCGAGGTCGCGATCTTCCCGGGCGACCTGCCCAAGAACACCGACGTGCTGTTCAAGCCCGACGCCGCGCCAACCGACGTCCGCTTCGTCCGCTTCCGCCCGCCGAAGCTCGAGCGTACCGCCGAGGGCCTGACGCTCTCGCTCCCGCATATCCGTCTCGACCGCGCGCTGGAATTCCTGCTCGGAGACAAGCTCGCATGA
- a CDS encoding TIGR01620 family protein: MTRRPTSFNLDEVRFEAEDLYPGAEAEENAALEKGLAVAVAPLKPRRWLNVFFAAAGGLIALAIGIGIDNLVRSLFERNDILGYLALALTAVAVIALIALAWREIAALLRLRRVHHIHARAVEAAANDDRDAAVLVIREIDALYRRRPETARGRAKLATNRGEIIDGRDLIGLAETELLLPFDESARRMVLASAKRVTLVTAISPRALIDLLFVGSEILRLIRRLAVLYGGRPGTIGFLRLARETIGHLAVTGGIAAGDSLVQQIVGHGVAARLSARLGEGVINGLLTARVGIAAIEVCRPLPFVVGTPPRIADVMAALRPLAGDKSD, translated from the coding sequence ATGACGCGCCGCCCGACATCGTTCAACCTCGACGAGGTGCGCTTCGAGGCGGAGGATCTCTACCCCGGCGCCGAGGCCGAGGAGAACGCCGCGCTGGAAAAGGGCCTCGCCGTCGCGGTCGCGCCGCTCAAGCCGCGCCGCTGGCTTAACGTATTCTTCGCCGCGGCCGGCGGCTTGATCGCGCTGGCGATCGGCATCGGCATCGACAACCTCGTCCGCAGTTTGTTCGAGCGGAACGATATTCTCGGCTACCTCGCTCTCGCCCTCACCGCCGTCGCCGTCATCGCCCTCATAGCTCTGGCCTGGCGCGAGATCGCGGCGCTGCTGCGTCTGCGCCGCGTCCATCACATCCACGCCCGCGCGGTCGAAGCCGCGGCCAATGACGACCGCGACGCCGCAGTGCTCGTCATCCGCGAGATCGACGCGCTCTACCGCCGCCGCCCCGAGACGGCGCGCGGCCGCGCCAAATTGGCCACCAACCGCGGCGAGATCATCGACGGCCGCGACCTGATCGGCCTCGCAGAGACGGAACTGCTGCTGCCCTTCGACGAGTCGGCCCGGCGCATGGTGCTGGCCTCGGCGAAGCGCGTGACGCTGGTCACCGCCATCTCGCCGCGCGCCCTGATCGACCTGCTGTTCGTCGGCTCCGAGATCCTGCGCCTCATCCGCCGCCTCGCCGTGCTCTACGGCGGCCGGCCGGGGACGATCGGCTTCCTGCGCCTGGCGCGCGAGACCATCGGCCACCTCGCCGTCACCGGCGGCATCGCCGCGGGCGACTCGCTGGTCCAGCAGATCGTCGGCCACGGTGTCGCCGCGCGCCTGTCGGCAAGGCTCGGCGAGGGCGTCATCAACGGGCTGCTCACCGCCCGCGTCGGCATCGCGGCGATTGAGGTGTGCCGTCCCCTGCCCTTCGTCGTCGGCACGCCGCCGCGCATCGCCGACGTCATGGCGGCGCTGAGGCCGCTCGCCGGCGACAAGAGTGACTAG